In Octopus bimaculoides isolate UCB-OBI-ISO-001 chromosome 28, ASM119413v2, whole genome shotgun sequence, the following are encoded in one genomic region:
- the LOC106883759 gene encoding putative uncharacterized protein DDB_G0282133: MKPSSTERNLQNIKYNWINVNDDSDNKLAELGNDDDLLANPSSLGRMLQHIPKGEYSQTQRDVEIYCSSQQYMLKEFLTQNVGTKLQISSQIDDKININNATALRDCSCLYKSQESIWQNTDEDLVDTEEGEDESRSQNANYAPTAVDFIDEPIPHVLDISSCGSTNLTNRVDFNFPNSSGDSEMCKGRSPDSIEITVPASQLPKLASCFVTSNLDYTPTSTLDSPFKIFQDSPKEDSPKKNTPNQNRFDYESCDGSKLDFDEVCELPFSESNAEVCSDQNSYSSGITVSSDDENTYDNSLRPDRYYNNRYSPSVDMLQRKYNFGETDSTTPTPDLSNNVQQVSSERHLQNERSHKHQHDDLIVVNKSEAYKEAFVSSHETSIKTCGSITPETQHQSQLYNILKPTQHPGLNHLSLFRPRISPPQSANVVNCAATQPSLPQSFVRSDKVSGCSLTDDVKRNRKPVLKNLNFLDDRLTYPEIIDSSEKITEEYLGRPENIGNIFVKIPQLITNTNKETSTSSCTKANTTMSAYALTTTDLDTNTIINKNIDLSTVKTGKSEAQCCLPRFSTTEKIQRFPNQVDNSSLNSDPRDFRTSPNRDTVTVTRDTVITGENRSINKLPEEKTCHSGSRIVKVVQGDVSGAHRDIDETHASEKCINDNEISSSLNIDETYNMEDVYNDTTSLYGSQDGKDIKYEPIRHNQYTDNTHNWEDACRVINPLYETWDSKDIESEKHTNLGCNNKSSPSKDRHKPKTQIEKDRSEEKEEESVKSSSSNNNSNNNNNNNNDDDEDGDVDECNNVVETEEKCDRVDTLSFNAESGGGVNHSGVCSLKMDNRNHFRNSDNDSLAATVGEKNYSDAIVPSYYTAAAVVSARTDDSQMYGSQREGGGYSKSNSGSHIFADFDCMNSASQNETFHFKTQTEENQIEEEEEEEEEEEEEEEEEEEEEEEGGGGGGGEPTKPHTSNNVLAETGPKHQPISEPSYCNSLTSEKANFLHESNSQMDLFNDCSDVLPDNSPTKKGEARNDRFYPNILDAEENQISETVEEQIESNNISLAKPAPICQPVNILPEGENTIISSSQTNTLKRSRKDIVETCSNDFRNFCNNACVLDIEEVEDKITGQSSKNMNSDYKNLDVSRNLTGACYSNSDVGENRSNANYGNSGKSDNKQEVSYKSNSGLIETEPTCQPIEVLSYCDDAANKKISLPYTCSSQKNIFNGCNDISNYSKNSKDVIRTDRFYPQIQVDEENRKSDKKEKYVESNNNCSAKLGLRCQPIVIPPNDRDAVIYSSPTNVLNYNRNDIVEVCSNNVRNNVPLDNNAEEGDNETSQSTNMMNTNYRNLNVNRNATDEDYSNPDGMQTNSSSGNSDESDDPMNANRSKTDVKGKWTNTNYGNSNVRGNLLNSNYVNLHITNNSLNENCRNQTYTNHKKEKVEEERETEEDESMKLDNSKSGLAETDPRCQPTEVPFLCYPAASEKENVYHRSCSKMKNFNGCCDAELDYEHTNKDVLRNDEFYLKIQVDENWRNEKKAGYVESNNCYLEKSKSISQSVVNSPKSRDVLEHSRNDVVKTCSNNANNFYNDTPVFTNSEEDKERAESLMSINANDRNPDVTGSPMRVNDGGLDVGGERMATDYGNLDVSGNQQKANNGDSDLNGTGMKTNYNKPEEEEEEEEEEEEEEEEEEEEEEEEEEEEDDRQHHQESLEVDDRNKSLVEMECHPNVVLLTCSDATSERTSFSHTTSSQMVIFNDGTNAVSDYGLLHEDVTRNDRFHPTILAGEEDRRSKNAGECVEVDNGNTRLEQSDSCKGVICRSQTKILDQNRNDIVEACSGDVHNFCNDVDILKNVEEIKEKDQSPKHTNLDYENPHASQNPTKENPNNPNVCGNRTNANYGTSDINENLTNKNCGKSGITKIPTTEKKCGKSKESLTHCNASYNELNVSSNQMNTSYRISEVNGKLTNEKLSITEDDNDDEKEKSNKIHKSTKNLVETEPKCHHAEVSLMCNECNGNANFSHTSSSQTNIVNGCSYTDENVIRNDEENQRRQKVEEHEKNNKSNRRKPESKCQSVVSPSRHRDVSIHGLQTNILDRSRNGIVQTFSNAVLNFCNNVHAVGNVEEKENETGHSSARINTKYRDPGVCRNPTNADYSDVCENWNNTNYENSYIRGNSENLKHKTSEANGSQTKANHKNSEKGDKKREGKLVTKILKGNNGLAEIETKPHTIEGHYGNNAASDRANISYRSNSQMDRFNGDTNNDVTNDRFYPQTQEDKEDRISQKEGGHTETGNCSSSLSKLGSICQSVGNPVICSDAISSLQTNILNPISNDIVERGLNNLYYFRNNVPALVSAQDDETNQTSNKMNATNGNLDVSRTTTQISCDNSNDIGKWTNSICENLEAHENRVDASCGNWNVNRKRASENCENLYVSGDQPGNTDVSEHSRNLNYVYSDISGDRVNLYRGKLENGDIEGEEMSMNIHKNNNDLGETEPERHPREVPFPCNITVNAKANLSEVNSSKVDSFNGCSDVVSDTGHVIKDATRDDRFYLKTMPGDEDQREKEVEVEYVETFNSNSSLAKPELRCQSVDNSTTDSHTTVHESQEAILSDNNNSSKDVVGRSNGSRNSGSTVPFFNNAEDNSPKQFSNGTNPNYGNSDVIGNSTNGNYGNSEYEEDKDQEISKKIDNGNSYLGEAQLTHNSTKVPFLCNAAASKKTDFPYTSRSLIHDSHGCSDVVSNYNHIEEDVARDDRFSPKTQANEEARGGQKEEECVKSDNSSNSSLPTISPVCRPVANPPVCSDAVNCSQSRNDTVKKCSNDVRNCCSKTLSALDNANDGGLTGEISNRTNTNCKTMDVDGNRTNANNLAQGLSGNSTNASYGISDLNRNHANIPLFQIENPNCSDDQRVPAANDKIASSPMILSIDQQESFYSDLPSKRHFNYKGNFTWKKPLEDCSVTLSTNSAETAAIVDTPTMNIRKILRIGLSKRQKIPALHPYIKRRRIDDE, encoded by the exons ATGAAGCCATCGTCAACTGAGAGAAATCttcaaaacataaaatacaactGGATCAATGTGAATGATGACAGCGACAATAAGCTTGCAGAACTTGGTAACGATGACGACCTACTTGCGAATCCTAGCAGCCTTGGTCGGATGTTGCAACATATTCCTAAAGGTGAATACTCACAAACGCAGAGGGACGTTGAAATTTACTGCAGCAGCCAACAGTATATGTTGAAGGAATTTCTGACACAGAACGTCGGGACCAAATTACAGATATCGTCTCAAATCGATGACAAAATTAACATCAACAATGCTACTGCCTTGCGTGATTGTTCGTGTCTTTACAAGTCACAAGAAAGCATTTGGCAGAATACTGACGAGGACCTTGTTGATACGGAGGAGGGAGAAGATGAGAGTAGAAGCCAGAACGCTAATTATGCTCCGACAGCCGTTGACTTTATTGACGAACCTATCCCACATGTTTTGGACATTTCTTCCTGTGGTTCTACAAATCTGACTAACAGGGTTGATTTTAACTTTCCTAACTCATCGGGTGACTCTGAAATGTGCAAGGGTAGAAGCCCGGACTCAATCGAAATAACCGTACCAGCTTCTCAGCTCCCAAAACTTGCTTCGTGCTTTGTCACAAGCAATTTGGACTATACCCCTACATCCACTTTGGACTCACCGTTTAAGATATTTCAAGATTCACCAAAAGAAGATTCACCAAAGAAGAATACACCTAATCAGAACAGATTCGACTACGAGTCTTGTGATGGTTCTAAACTCGACTTCGACGAAGTTTGTGAGTTGCCATTTAGTGAAAGTAACGCCGAGGTGTGTAGTGATCAGAATTCATACTCATCCGGCATTACTGTGAGTAGTGATGATGAAAATACTTACGACAATTCACTCAGGCCAGACCGTTACTATAACAACAGATATTCACCTTCTGTCGATATGCTCCAGAGAAAGTATAATTTCGGTGAAACCGATAGTACTACTCCCACCCCTGATCTTTCAAATAATGTGCAGCAAGTTTCTTCTGAACGCCACCTGCAAAATGAACGTAGTCACAAGCACCAACACGACGACCTCATTGTAGTAAATAAATCGGAAGCTTACAAAGAGGCCTTTGTATCGAGTCACGAGACTAGTATTAAGACATGCGGTAGTATTACACCAGAAACACAACACCAATCTCAATTGTACAACATTTTAAAACCCACGCAGCATCCGGGTCTCAACCACTTATCTTTATTTCGCCCTCGAATCTCTCCTCCTCAGAGCGCCAATGTCGTTAACTGTGCTGCTACGCAGCCTTCGCTCCCTCAGTCTTTTGTTCGTAGTGACAAAGTCTCGGGTTGCAGTTTAACAGACGACgtcaaaagaaacagaaagccaGTGCTTAAAAACCTGAATTTTTTGGATGACCGACTAACCTATCCAGAAATAATAGACTCTTCAGAAAAAATAACCGAAGAGTATTTAGGCAGACCAGAAAACATCggtaatatatttgtaaaaattccTCAGCttataacaaatacaaacaaagaaacatcTACATCCAGTTGCACAAAAGCAAACACAACTATGAGCGCATATGCACTCACAACCACAGATCTAGATACAAACACaatcataaataaaaacattgacCTGTCCACAGTTAAAACCGGCAAAAGTGAAGCACAATGTTGTCTGCCTAGATTTTCTACTACAGAAAAAATACAGAGATTTCCGAATCAAGTCGACAACTCCTCTCTGAACTCAGACCCAAGGGACTTTCGAACTAGCCCCAACAGGGACACTGTTACTGTTACAAGAGATACTGTTATTACAGGGGAAAATCGTAGCATTAACAAGCTCCCCGAAGAGAAAACCTGTCACAGCGGGAGCCGAATCGTGAAGGTTGTTCAGGGAGACGTCTCTGGAGCTCACCGAGACATTGACGAGACTCATGCAAGTGAAAAGtgtattaatgataatgaaatatcaaGTTCACTAAATATCGATGAGACGTATAATATGGAGGATGTATATAATGATACCACTTCATTATATGGATCACAGGATGGTAAAGATATCAAATATGAACCTATTCGTCATAACCAATATACCGATAACACACATAACTGGGAAGATGCATGTAGAGTTATCAACCCCTTGTATGAAACATGGGATAGTAAAGATATCGAAAGCGAAAAACATACAAACCTTGGCTGCAACAATAAAAGTAGTCCCTCAAAAGATAGACATAAACCTAAAACCCAAATCGAGAAAGACAGAAgcgaagaaaaggaagaagaatcagttaaaagcagcagcagcaacaacaacagcaacaataataataataataataatgatgatgatgaagatggtgatgttgatgaatgTAATAATGTAGTAGAAACCGAAGAAAAGTGTGACCGCGTTGATACTTTGTCTTTCAACGCAGAATCTGGTGGCGGTGTTAATCATTCGGGTGTGTGTAGTCTGAAGATGGATAACAGAAACCACTTCAGAAACAGCGACAATGATTCATTAGCTGCGACCGTTGGTGAAAAGAATTATTCTGATGCTATCGTCCCGTCTTACTATACTGCAGCGGCTGTAGTAAGTGCGAGAACGGACGATTCTCAGATGTACGGTtcacagagagaggggggcggGTACAGCAAGAGTAATAGTGGTAGCCACATCTTCGCAGACTTTGATTGCATGAATTCAGCCTCGCAAAACGAGACCTTTCATTTTAAAACTCAGACAGAGGAAAAccaaatagaagaagaagaagaagaagaagaagaagaagaagaagaagaagaagaagaagaagaagaagaagaagaaggaggaggaggaggaggaggagaacctACAAAACCCCATACAAGCAACAATGTTTTAGCAGAAACAGGACCGAAGCATCAACCCATCAGCGAGCCATCTTATTGCAATAGTCTTACTAGTGAAAAAGCAAACTTCCTTCATGAAAGCAATTCACAGATGGATTTATTTAACGACTGCAGTGACGTTTTGCCAGATAATAGCCCCACCAAAAAAGGTGAGGCAAGAAATGATCGATTTTATCCTAATATCCTGGATGCCGAGGAGAACCAAATAAGTGAAACAGTAGAAGAGCAAATAGAAAGCAATAACATTAGTTTAGCAAAACCAGCACCTATTTGTCAGCCCGTTAATATTCTTCCCGAAGGCGAAAATACCATCATAAGTAGCTCACAGACGAATACTCTAAAGCGTAGCAGAAAAGATATTGTCGAAACGTGCTCGAATGATTTTCGCAATTTCTGCAATAATGCATGTGTTCTCGACATCGAAGAAGTGGAGGATAAAATAACAGGTCAATCCTCAAAGAATATGAACTCTGATTATAAAAACTTGGACGTAAGTCGAAATCTGACGGGTGCATGTTACAGTAATTCGGATGTGGGTGAGAATCGGTCAAATGCAAATTACGGAAACTCAGGAAAAAGCGATAACAAACAAGAAGTGTCATACAAAAGTAACAGTGGTTTAATTGAAACAGAACCAACATGCCAACCCATTGAAGTTCTATCTTATTGCGATGATGCAGCCAACAAGAAGATAAGCCTTCCTTATACATGTAGTTCACAGAAGAATATCTTCAACGGCTGCAATGACATCTCAAACTATAGTAAAAACAGTAAAGATGTAATCAGAACTGATCGATTTTATCCCCAAATCCAGGTTGACGAGGAGAACCGAAAAAGCGATAAAAAAGAGAAGTACGTGGAAAGCAATAACAATTGTTCAGCAAAACTAGGGTTGAGGTGTCAACCCATTGTTATTCCACCTAATGACAGAGATGCCGTCATATATAGCTCACCGACAAATGTCCTTAACTACAACAGAAATGATATTGTTGAAGTGTGTTCGAATAATGTTCGTAATAATGTTCCTCTTGACAACAATGCAGAAGAAGGGGATAACGAAACAAGCCAATCTACAAACATGATGAAcacaaattatagaaatttaaacgtTAATCGAAATGCAACTGACGAAGATTACAGTAACCCTGATGGAATGCAGACGAATTCCAGTAGCGGAAATTCAGATGAAAGTGACGATCCAATGAACGCCAATCGCAGTAAGACAGATGTAAAGGGAAAATGGACAAACACGAATTACGGAAACTCGAATGTTCGTGGAAACTTGTTGAACTCGAATTATGTAAATTTGCATATAACTAATAATAGTTTGAATGAAAATTGCAGAAATCAGACGTACACGAATCACAAAAAGGAGAAggtagaggaagagagggaaacaGAAGAAGATGAATCTATGAAACTTGACAACAGCAAGAGTGGTTTAGCTGAAACAGACCCTAGATGCCAGCCCACTGAAGTTCCATTTCTGTGCTATCCTGCAGCCAgcgagaaagaaaatgtttatcaCAGAAGCTGTTCCAAGATGAAAAATTTTAACGGTTGTTGTGATGCTGAATTAGACTATGAACACACCAATAAAGATGTACTCAGAAATGATGAATTTTATCTTAAAATCCAAGTAGATGAGAActggagaaatgaaaagaaagcagGGTATGTAGAAAGCAATAACTGCTATTTAGAAAAATCAAAGTCTATTAGTCAATCCGTTGTTAATTCACCTAAAAGCAGAGATGTCCTAGAACACAGTAGAAATGACGTTGTTAAAACATGCTCGAATAACGCTAACAATTTTTACAATGATACGCCTGTCTTCACCAATTCAGAAGAGGATAAGGAAAGAGCTGAATCCTTGATGAGTATCAACGCAAATGACAGAAATCCTGACGTAACTGGCAGTCCGATGAGAGTCAACGACGGAGGTTTGGACGTAGGTGGAGAACGAATGGCCACGGATTACGGAAACTTGGATGTAAGCGGCAATCAACAAAAGGCAAATAACGGAGACTCAGACTTGAACGGAActggaatgaaaacaaattacaataaacctgaagaagaagaagaagaagaagaagaagaagaagaagaagaagaagaagaagaagaagaagaagaagaagaagaagaagaagaagacgaccgACAACATCACCAAGAATCTTTGGAAGTCGACGATAGAAACAAAAGTTTGGTTGAAATGGAATGTCATCCTAATGTCGTTCTATTGACGTGCAGTGATGCAACCAGTGAAAGAACAAGCTTTTCTCACACAACTAGTTCACAGATGGTTATCTTTAACGACGGCACTAACGCTGTCTCAGATTATGGTCTCCTCCACGAAGATGTGACAAGAAATGATCGATTTCACCCTACAATCCTGGCTGGTGAGGAGGATCGAAGAAGCAAAAATGCAGGGGAGTGTGTGGAAGTCGATAACGGCAACACACGTTTAGAACAATCAGACTCGTGTAAAGGTGTCATATGTAGATCACAGACGAAAATCCTTGACCAGAACAGAAATGATATTGTCGAAGCGTGTTCAGGTGATGTTCACAATTTCTGCAATGACGTCGATATCCTCAAAAATGTAGAAGAGATTAAAGAAAAAGACCAATCCCCAAAGCATACGAACTTAGATTATGAAAATCCACACGCAAGTCAAAATCCGACGAAGGAAAATCCCAACAACCCAAATGTATGTGGAAATCGAACGAATGCTAATTACGGAACAtcagatataaatgaaaatttgacaaacaaaaactgtGGAAAGTCAGGCATCACTAAAATtccaacaacagaaaaaaaatgtgggAAATCGAAAGAAAGTTTAACTCATTGTAACGCAAGTTACAATGAGTTAAACGTAAGTTCAAATCAGATGAACACAAGTTATAGAATCTCAGAAGTAAATGGAAAGCTAACGAATGAAAAGCTCAGCATTACAgaagacgacaatgatgacgaaaaagaaaaatctaataaaattCACAAAAGTACGAAAAATTTAGTTGAAACGGAACCGAAGTGTCATCATGCTGAAGTTTCGTTAATGTGCAATGAATGCAACGGGAATGCAAACTTTTCTCACACAAGCAGTTCACAGACAAATATTGTTAATGGCTGTAGTTACACCGATGAAAATGTTATCAGAAATGACGAGGAGAACCAAAGAAGACAGAAGGTCGAAGAGCATGAGAAAAACAATAAGAGTAACAGAAGAAAGCCAGAGTCGAAATGTCAGTCCGTTGTGAGTCCATCCAGACACAGAGATGTTAGCATACACGGATTACAGACGAATATATTGGACCGTAGCAGAAATGGTATTGTCCAAACGTTTTCGAATGCTGTCCTTAATTTCTGCAATAATGTCCATGCAGTCGGCAAtgtagaagaaaaggaaaacgaaacaggGCATTCTTCAGCGAGGATAAACACAAAATATAGAGATCCAGGTGTATGTCGAAATCCGACGAACGCAGATTATTCAGACGTGTGTGAAAATTGGAATAACACAAATTATGAAAACTCTTACATACGTGGAAACTCGgaaaatttaaaacacaaaacATCAGAAGCAAATGGGAGTCAGACAAAAGCAAACCACAAAAACTCAGAAAAAGGAGATAAGAAACGAGAAGGAAAACTAGTAACGAAAATCCTGAAAGGCAATAATGGTTTAgctgaaatagaaacaaaacctCACACCATTGAAGGTCATTACGGAAATAATGCAGCCAGCGACAGAGCCAACATCTCTTACAGAAGCAATTCACAGATGGATAGATTTAATGGTGACACCAATAATGATGTCACTAATGATCGATTTTATCCCCAAACTCAGGAAGACAAGGAAGACCGAATAAGCCAAAAAGAAGGAGGACATACGGAAACTGGTAATTGCAGCAGCTCTTTATCAAAACTTGGTTCTATATGTCAGTCTGTTGGTAATCCAGTTATTTGCAGTGATGCCATAAGTAGCTTGCAGACGAATATCCTAAATCCGATCAGTAATGACATTGTCGAAAGGGGTTTAAATAACCTTTACTATTTTCGCAATAATGTCCCTGCTCTCGTCAGTGCACAAGATGACGAAACAAATCAGACCTCAAACAAGATGAATGCAACAAACGGAAACTTGGATGTAAGTCGAACCACAACGCAAATAAGTTGCGATAACTCAAACGACATTGGGAAGTGGACGAATTCCATCTGCGAGAACTTAGAGGCACATGAAAATCGGGTGGACGCCAGTTGTGGAAACTGGAATGTAAATCGAAAACGAGCGAGTGAAAATTGTGAAAATTTGTACGTAAGTGGAGATCAACCGGGAAACACAGACGTAAGTGAACATTCTAGAAATTTGAATTACGTTTACTCAGATATAAGCGGGGATAGAGTGAATTTATATCGCGGGAAATTAGAAAACGGAGATATAGAAGGAGAAGAAATGTCAATGAACatccacaaaaacaacaacgatttAGGTGAAACGGAACCGGAGCGCCATCCAAGAGAGGTTCCATTTCCATGCAATATTACAGTAAACGCGAAAGCAAACTTGTCTGAGGTAAACAGTTCAAAGGTGGATAGCTTCAACGGTTGCAGCGACGTTGTCTCAGATACTGGCCACGTCATTAAAGATGCAACTAGGGATGATCGATTTTATCTGAAAACCATGCCAGGCGATGAAGATCAAAGGGAAAAGGAAGTGGAAGTAGAATACGTGGAAACGTTTAATAGCAACAGTTCTTTAGCAAAACCAGAGTTAAGATGTCAATCCGTTGATAATTCAACTACAGATTCGCATACCACAGTACATGAGTCACAGGAGGCTATCTtaagcgacaacaacaacagcagcaaagatGTCGTTGGACGTTCGAATGGCAGTCGAAATTCTGGCAGTACTGTCCCTTTTTTTAACAATGCAGAAGATAACTCACCAAAACAGTTCTCAAACGGAACTAACCCAAATTACGGAAACTCTGATGTAATTGGAAATTCAACAAATGGAAATTACGGAAATTCGGAATATGAAGAAGATAAGGATcaagaaatatcaaagaaaatcgACAACGGCAACAGTTATTTAGGTGAAGCGCAACTTACGCATAATTCCACGAAGGTCCCATTTCTGTGCAATGCTGCAGCAAGCAAGAAGACAGACTTTCCTTACACGAGCCGTTCACTGATTCATGACTCTCACGGCTGCAGCGATGTTGTCTCAAATTATAACCACATTGAGGAAGATGTGGCCAGAGATGATCGCTTTTCTCCTAAAACCCAGGCAAACGAGGAGGCTCGAGGAGGTCAAAAGGAAGAAGAGTGTGTGAAAtccgacaacagcagcaacagctctTTACCTACAATAAGTCCTGTTTGTCGGCCCGTGGCTAATCCACCTGTATGCAGTGATGCCGTAAATTGCTCACAGAGCAGGAATGATACTGTCAAAAAGTGTTCGAACGACGTTCGTAATTGCTGCAGTAAGACTCTCTCTGCTCTCGACAATGCTAACGATGGTGGCTTAACAGGAGAAATATCAAACAGAACGAATACAAATTGCAAAACCATGGATGTGGACGGAAATCGGACGAATGCAAATAACCTCGCTCAAGGTTTAAGTGGAAACTCGACAAATGCAAGTTACGGAATCTCAGACTTAAATAGAAATCACGCGAACATACCGCTGTTTCAGATTGAAAATCCCAATTGTTCCGATGATCAGCGTGTCCCTGCGGCCAATGACAAGATAGCGTCTTCCCCGATGATCCTCTCAATCGATCAGCAAGAATCGTTCTATTCTGATCTCCCATCAa AGAGACATTTCAACTACAAAGGAAACTTTACATGGAAGAAACCTTTAGAAGACTGTTCTGTGACTCTGAGCACCAATTCAGCAGAAACAG CAGCAATTGTTGATACTCCAACAATGAATATTAGAAAGATTTTACGCATTGGGCTTTCAAAGAGACAGAAAATACCTGCACTCCATCCATATATTAAGAGAAGAAGAATCGATGATGAGTGA